In a genomic window of Mageeibacillus indolicus UPII9-5:
- a CDS encoding flavodoxin family protein produces the protein MKIDIIYHSLTGCTKKVAQAIYDGLDSLKQWPDIPVAEKRLLDFKQKPECAAADYVALGYYVTQGSMDEQFQAWLPHLAGKRVFVFCTLAYFADSEHAFTAIRNGVNLVKAAGAEVIGSYVCNGALDPQMIEKFKRAAKTMGDGAVAREHAYTPEKGLRYELFKSHPTAAECALASERFNERLVLSERVAHLAAPGSHLQ, from the coding sequence ATGAAAATCGACATTATCTATCACTCACTAACCGGCTGCACAAAAAAAGTGGCCCAAGCTATATACGACGGACTAGACAGCCTTAAACAATGGCCTGATATACCGGTAGCCGAAAAACGCTTGCTGGATTTTAAACAAAAACCGGAGTGTGCGGCAGCTGATTACGTCGCCCTAGGCTACTATGTTACGCAGGGTTCAATGGACGAACAGTTCCAGGCTTGGTTACCGCATTTAGCCGGCAAACGTGTATTCGTTTTTTGTACACTCGCTTATTTCGCTGATTCTGAGCACGCTTTCACGGCAATTCGCAATGGCGTAAACCTGGTCAAGGCGGCCGGAGCTGAGGTCATCGGCAGTTACGTTTGCAACGGTGCGTTGGACCCGCAAATGATTGAAAAGTTTAAGCGGGCAGCAAAAACCATGGGCGATGGGGCTGTAGCACGCGAACACGCCTACACGCCGGAAAAGGGGCTGCGCTATGAACTGTTCAAAAGTCACCCGACAGCGGCGGAATGCGCCCTCGCCTCGGAAAGATTTAATGAACGCCTGGTTTTGTCCGAGCGTGTTGCTCACCTCGCAGCTCCGGGATCTCATTTGCAATAA
- a CDS encoding nitrogenase component 1 oxidoreductase, which translates to MSTFSASPSLQPRCQSPSGLSRPENSPPIKRLAQVKSLEDIQPLSHAVFPGSHCPLFGSLMLIRRIRNASCLVVGTDECTYYAKSSAMAGGDFGTLAERCYSLVLQPTDISFGSGDKLNAAIEEITAQGRPELLFVITTCVVELIGDDFDSLCARAAARLNIAVTVIHTEHYRSENHLAGMEAALTACLPVMREQPPQLAVNILGPRHDNFAQSELAECLNTIGLPINLVLPSDCDISDLVKAPAARLNLVTDRIGLPLAQAMLDRFSLPYIYFDRFVTPRTIENAYLDLFDKILKPETRQRMEEWLNSKKTAARRIAERVTPKLQGYSYIYGNTPLPQLELNAYLTELGLQPKLIQLSQWTTADDTAVNRILAKYNPYVTRNANIAPLRDMYDILRPEFYFGHEYFERLLKKGIVQRAMDRLGQAYGFQLNTQLLLFLEESIEMYQSLVVKGAQNVAD; encoded by the coding sequence ATGTCTACTTTTTCAGCCTCGCCATCGCTTCAACCACGGTGTCAAAGCCCTTCCGGCTTGAGCCGTCCCGAAAATAGTCCGCCGATCAAGCGACTCGCCCAGGTCAAATCTCTTGAAGATATCCAACCGCTTTCTCACGCCGTCTTTCCCGGTAGTCACTGTCCGCTGTTCGGCTCTTTAATGCTTATTAGACGCATCCGCAATGCCTCTTGTCTGGTTGTCGGGACGGATGAATGTACTTATTATGCAAAGTCGTCCGCCATGGCAGGAGGAGATTTCGGGACGTTGGCCGAACGCTGCTATTCCCTCGTCCTACAGCCTACAGATATCAGTTTCGGCAGCGGTGACAAACTAAACGCCGCCATAGAAGAAATTACCGCCCAAGGAAGGCCCGAGCTGCTATTTGTAATTACCACCTGTGTGGTCGAGTTGATCGGAGACGACTTTGACAGCTTGTGCGCTCGCGCCGCCGCCAGACTGAATATCGCCGTCACCGTCATCCACACCGAGCATTACCGCTCCGAAAATCACCTTGCCGGAATGGAAGCTGCCCTTACCGCTTGCCTACCTGTCATGCGCGAGCAGCCGCCGCAGTTAGCCGTCAATATTTTAGGGCCACGACATGATAACTTTGCCCAGAGCGAATTGGCCGAATGCCTGAACACGATCGGTCTGCCGATTAACTTAGTTCTCCCCTCCGATTGCGATATTTCCGATCTCGTCAAAGCTCCGGCGGCACGGCTGAATCTAGTAACAGACCGGATCGGACTTCCCTTAGCCCAAGCGATGTTAGACCGTTTCAGCTTACCATACATATATTTTGACCGCTTTGTCACCCCACGCACAATTGAAAATGCCTACCTAGATTTGTTTGATAAAATTTTAAAACCGGAAACCAGGCAGAGAATGGAGGAATGGTTAAACAGCAAAAAAACCGCTGCCCGGCGCATCGCCGAACGTGTAACACCGAAGCTCCAAGGATATTCATACATTTACGGCAATACGCCTCTGCCGCAACTGGAATTGAACGCCTACCTTACCGAGCTCGGGCTTCAGCCCAAACTCATTCAACTTTCTCAATGGACAACGGCAGATGACACCGCCGTGAATCGCATTTTGGCCAAATATAATCCCTATGTGACTCGCAACGCCAACATCGCCCCACTACGAGACATGTATGATATTTTGCGCCCCGAATTTTACTTCGGCCACGAATATTTTGAACGTCTGCTGAAAAAAGGTATAGTCCAACGCGCCATGGACAGGCTGGGGCAAGCCTACGGATTCCAACTAAATACTCAACTTCTTTTATTTCTGGAAGAAAGCATTGAAATGTACCAATCATTAGTGGTGAAAGGAGCACAAAATGTCGCTGACTAA
- a CDS encoding FecCD family ABC transporter permease, which translates to MQGQTSQRQPPQQRKAVRKLTLWGLAGVLILLLGLFSLISLRIGSAGYSLREIVEAIFGEGSPTVRNILIYLRLPRVIVAIIVGACLATAGALLQAVMRNPLADPGIIGVSAGAGTAATAIMLLWPNVSTSVPLFAFCGSLLTCGLIYIMAYDGTMNPVRIVLAGIAINTVLGGFNALLQIMYSDSLSGVLAFLNGSIAASTWSAVRLILAYGVPCLALSFLTIRGANALQLGDEMAVNLGFNVTLTRILISALAAFLSASTVATVGIIGFIGLVVPHIGRIIIGSDYRRLLPISMLMGGLIALVADTVGRVLIEGMELPLGIVMAVAGGPFFLYLLRSHSHGKICRK; encoded by the coding sequence ATGCAAGGGCAAACATCACAGCGACAACCACCGCAACAGCGAAAAGCCGTGCGCAAGCTTACCCTTTGGGGCCTGGCAGGAGTTCTTATTCTCCTGCTAGGGCTCTTTTCCCTCATTTCCCTTCGCATAGGCAGTGCCGGTTACAGCCTGCGGGAAATCGTCGAAGCAATTTTCGGCGAAGGCTCACCTACCGTACGGAATATTTTGATTTATTTACGTCTGCCGCGAGTAATTGTCGCCATCATTGTAGGTGCCTGTCTGGCAACGGCTGGGGCTCTTTTACAGGCGGTTATGCGCAATCCGCTGGCGGATCCCGGCATAATCGGGGTTTCAGCGGGGGCCGGTACCGCAGCTACAGCTATAATGTTACTCTGGCCGAACGTATCCACTTCTGTTCCGCTGTTCGCTTTTTGCGGCTCACTTTTGACCTGCGGACTGATATACATAATGGCCTATGACGGCACAATGAATCCGGTGCGGATAGTTCTGGCCGGGATCGCCATAAACACGGTTCTGGGCGGATTTAACGCTTTGCTACAAATTATGTACAGTGACAGTCTGTCCGGTGTATTGGCCTTTCTTAATGGTTCGATCGCTGCCTCCACCTGGTCTGCTGTTCGACTGATCCTGGCCTACGGAGTGCCTTGTCTGGCCTTGAGCTTTCTCACCATTCGTGGAGCCAACGCCCTGCAGCTTGGGGATGAAATGGCCGTCAATCTCGGGTTCAACGTCACCCTGACCAGAATTTTAATCTCCGCTTTGGCCGCTTTCCTGTCGGCCTCTACTGTAGCCACGGTCGGCATCATCGGGTTCATCGGCCTGGTCGTACCTCATATTGGGCGTATCATCATCGGCTCTGATTACCGGCGTCTGCTGCCAATCTCGATGCTGATGGGCGGCTTGATCGCTTTGGTTGCCGACACGGTCGGACGAGTGCTGATTGAAGGTATGGAATTGCCACTGGGCATAGTCATGGCCGTAGCCGGGGGGCCGTTTTTCCTATATTTGTTGCGTTCTCACAGTCATGGTAAGATTTGCCGCAAATAG
- a CDS encoding ABC transporter ATP-binding protein, with protein MEIRINHLNVGYGQRKIINNFSATLREKEILCLIGPNGSGKSTLLKALIGILPYQSGEIFLDGRELQTCKPKEVSQKIALLPQIHHAPGDFTVRELVSYGRMPHQKMFRPDSSSDHDIVTHAMERTRTLVFADRHIKELSGGELQRVWLACSLAQQPRILFLDEPTTYLDICHQLEMIELVQKLCYEDGLGVVLVLHDLSQALDMSDRVIVLRNGEKYAEGPPDEVIEPEMLREVYGVGCRLVPVQDRRRPVISFDRVCRLVAEQQNQAETTLLK; from the coding sequence ATGGAAATAAGAATCAATCATTTAAATGTCGGTTATGGCCAGCGAAAAATCATCAATAATTTTTCCGCCACTTTACGCGAAAAAGAAATTCTTTGTCTAATCGGCCCCAACGGCTCAGGTAAATCAACTCTTTTAAAAGCTTTGATCGGGATCTTACCCTATCAATCCGGGGAAATTTTTTTAGACGGGCGCGAATTGCAAACTTGCAAGCCGAAAGAGGTGTCGCAAAAGATTGCTCTTTTACCGCAGATACATCATGCTCCCGGCGATTTTACCGTGCGTGAGCTGGTAAGCTATGGGCGGATGCCGCATCAAAAAATGTTCCGTCCGGACAGCAGCTCCGACCATGATATCGTCACTCACGCTATGGAACGTACGCGTACTCTAGTTTTTGCTGATCGGCACATCAAAGAGTTGTCAGGAGGCGAATTGCAAAGGGTATGGTTGGCTTGTTCATTGGCACAACAGCCGCGAATTTTGTTTTTGGATGAGCCGACCACCTATTTGGATATTTGTCATCAGCTGGAAATGATTGAGTTGGTGCAAAAGCTTTGCTACGAAGACGGCTTGGGTGTCGTCTTGGTTTTGCACGATCTGAGTCAAGCTCTCGATATGAGTGATCGAGTTATCGTGTTACGCAACGGGGAAAAATACGCCGAAGGGCCGCCGGATGAGGTTATTGAACCGGAAATGTTGCGTGAAGTATACGGAGTCGGGTGTCGGCTGGTGCCGGTACAAGATCGTCGCCGGCCGGTGATTTCTTTCGATCGGGTCTGCCGCCTTGTCGCGGAGCAGCAAAATCAAGCGGAAACAACATTATTAAAATAA
- a CDS encoding nitrogenase component 1 oxidoreductase — protein MSLTKLLPTPSDRMGLLWNLLALSDACILEYGPAGTTHYGLGLIGDLDLKTDNRYFVSHMTETDVVMGNSKNLEKAVREIDLTYKPKHIFVVGSSVSTTIGADLNGICHYLQRDVQARLHVHNTGGFGGNYRVGTEAVYRLLADLVEEIPLNSPPVTTGTNLTAGLSSIAADAVPISATPPEHKLTYNLLGFSPDHFRSLSDLFEVQRLLKEGLNLEPASSFTINGAIDKLPMAASADISLVLRPEALPLAQALQARFNIPYLEPNFYGYHPCLTALRAIATQLGITVNASVENHLNARIKRCAMLPYILRRATAPVLLYSVAHAEVNTSLAAALEPLGLHFTAQLEPTAPEAERLAAIATWSNGLIFADQESLDLAAASNSKVLISFPWYSTQVLATHLPFMGSRGMDFILEQVYAYLIKERIM, from the coding sequence ATGTCGCTGACTAAGCTTTTGCCGACGCCGTCAGACCGTATGGGTTTATTGTGGAATCTTCTGGCTTTGTCGGATGCCTGTATTTTAGAATACGGACCGGCCGGCACGACGCATTACGGGCTCGGACTGATCGGTGATTTGGATCTCAAAACCGACAACCGCTATTTTGTCAGCCACATGACGGAAACGGATGTCGTCATGGGGAATAGTAAAAACTTGGAAAAAGCAGTCCGGGAAATTGATCTGACTTACAAGCCTAAGCATATTTTTGTCGTCGGATCTTCAGTTTCTACGACCATTGGGGCGGATTTGAACGGAATTTGTCATTACTTACAAAGAGATGTGCAAGCTCGTCTCCATGTTCACAACACCGGCGGTTTCGGCGGCAATTATCGGGTAGGAACCGAAGCCGTTTATCGTCTTCTGGCTGATCTGGTCGAAGAAATCCCACTAAACAGCCCTCCAGTAACGACCGGTACAAATCTGACGGCCGGCTTATCCAGCATTGCCGCTGACGCCGTTCCAATTTCTGCTACGCCGCCAGAGCACAAACTTACCTACAACTTGCTCGGCTTTTCACCTGATCATTTTCGTAGCCTTTCCGATTTGTTTGAGGTGCAACGGCTGCTCAAGGAAGGCCTCAATTTGGAGCCGGCTTCATCGTTCACGATCAACGGAGCTATAGATAAATTGCCGATGGCAGCGAGCGCCGACATTTCACTCGTACTGCGGCCGGAAGCCCTTCCCTTGGCGCAAGCCCTGCAAGCCCGTTTTAATATACCTTATTTGGAGCCAAACTTTTACGGCTACCATCCCTGTCTGACCGCCTTGCGGGCAATCGCCACTCAGTTGGGCATCACGGTAAATGCCTCAGTCGAAAACCATTTAAATGCGCGAATCAAACGATGTGCCATGTTGCCCTATATTCTGCGCCGTGCGACTGCACCAGTTCTTTTGTACAGTGTCGCCCACGCTGAAGTGAACACCAGCCTTGCCGCCGCCTTGGAGCCGTTAGGTCTGCACTTTACGGCTCAGCTCGAACCGACCGCGCCGGAAGCCGAACGTCTGGCAGCAATCGCCACCTGGTCAAACGGCCTCATCTTCGCTGATCAGGAAAGCCTTGATCTGGCAGCTGCAAGTAACAGCAAAGTTTTAATAAGTTTTCCGTGGTACAGTACGCAAGTTTTGGCAACACACCTGCCTTTTATGGGCAGCCGCGGCATGGACTTTATTTTGGAACAGGTTTACGCTTACTTAATCAAAGAGCGCATTATGTAG
- a CDS encoding ABC transporter substrate-binding protein produces the protein MKVLRSLCAVTALALCLAGCQTGNTPSQGSAAASTPGTTKSETGTASSTAAAGATGAAATADTAGKSATVDLNELTIRSNLDKTGKFVINYPEAVWKKHGKALELKAYPKKIVNLSTSSLFLMSKLKVDLIGVSRTVKNTRAAEYYKNVKTIDSGMRSVDTEAVIAMEPDLVIMSGGMKEKFGSQIEKLNIPVYYTSEGPIVNLAVNQAETECLAEAFGGSQAKEDVTAIYAAMRKSAEAYAKEHAAKSAMVIFGPGGKGVMVATSTSFFGQQLKLLGFENAADPINAKGSGVLPSSLEVLAKQNPAVIFLIAPPTGYDPQTLLDAFNDAKAKDPKIYEAIQAVKDNKIIALPGNYTTSKGLEVVPDFVKLIDLLNEKLGK, from the coding sequence ATGAAAGTTTTACGCTCACTTTGTGCCGTCACCGCACTGGCACTTTGTCTCGCCGGTTGTCAAACCGGTAACACTCCGTCACAGGGATCAGCTGCCGCTTCAACGCCGGGAACAACCAAGTCGGAAACCGGTACAGCATCTTCTACGGCTGCCGCCGGTGCCACCGGTGCCGCCGCTACCGCCGATACGGCCGGGAAAAGTGCAACCGTCGACCTGAACGAGCTTACCATCCGCAGCAATCTCGACAAAACCGGTAAATTCGTTATCAACTATCCTGAAGCAGTGTGGAAGAAACACGGCAAAGCTTTGGAACTTAAGGCCTATCCTAAAAAGATTGTCAATCTGTCCACCTCTTCCTTATTCTTGATGTCCAAATTAAAAGTAGATTTGATCGGCGTCTCCCGCACTGTAAAAAACACTCGTGCCGCTGAATATTACAAAAACGTTAAAACAATTGATTCCGGCATGCGCAGTGTCGATACCGAAGCTGTTATTGCCATGGAACCGGATCTGGTAATCATGAGCGGCGGCATGAAAGAAAAATTCGGCAGCCAAATTGAAAAGTTGAACATTCCCGTCTATTACACCAGTGAAGGCCCGATTGTGAATTTGGCCGTCAATCAGGCGGAAACCGAGTGTCTGGCCGAAGCTTTCGGCGGCAGCCAAGCCAAAGAGGATGTAACGGCCATATATGCAGCCATGCGCAAATCAGCTGAGGCCTATGCCAAGGAACACGCCGCCAAAAGTGCAATGGTTATCTTCGGGCCCGGCGGTAAAGGCGTTATGGTTGCCACCTCAACCAGTTTCTTCGGACAACAATTAAAACTGCTCGGCTTTGAAAATGCCGCCGATCCGATCAATGCCAAGGGCTCCGGAGTTCTACCGTCAAGCTTGGAAGTATTGGCTAAGCAAAATCCGGCCGTCATTTTCCTCATTGCTCCGCCCACCGGCTATGATCCCCAAACCTTGCTCGATGCTTTTAACGACGCCAAGGCCAAAGATCCCAAAATTTATGAAGCCATTCAGGCCGTTAAGGATAACAAAATCATCGCTCTCCCCGGCAACTACACCACCAGCAAAGGGTTGGAAGTAGTCCCCGATTTTGTAAAATTAATTGATTTGCTAAACGAAAAATTAGGTAAATAG
- a CDS encoding DMT family transporter, whose amino-acid sequence MDNKRKGMLLAALGGCLWGFSGVLAQLILDCGIGSEWLVSCRLLLGGLCILVYSGIFKHEHTWAIFRSRRAVIRLVCFSFIGMSLVQYAFFKTIELSSAAFATIIQFISPVLLYGYELARGIKRLRLLDLSLIIAAIFGVVLVVTDGEFSRLHVSLPALLVGLLTALSVVSYTVLPQPLIKTYGAAPTVGFGMFIAGVCFQFWHPLSGLPVHLDAKVLFYLTLMIILGTVVAFLAYLQSTVYIPGSMACLFTALEPLLVSILSVFIFGKRFSYGEVIGIAIIMVSILLFSKVSKTQAETRPKR is encoded by the coding sequence ATGGACAACAAAAGAAAAGGCATGCTGCTGGCGGCACTGGGGGGATGCTTGTGGGGCTTTTCCGGTGTTTTGGCGCAGTTGATATTGGATTGCGGTATAGGCTCGGAATGGCTGGTCAGCTGCCGGCTGCTGCTTGGCGGCTTATGTATTTTAGTTTACAGCGGAATTTTTAAGCATGAGCATACTTGGGCCATTTTTCGCTCGCGCCGAGCCGTAATTAGGCTCGTCTGTTTTTCTTTCATCGGCATGAGTTTGGTACAATACGCTTTTTTCAAAACGATTGAGCTAAGTTCGGCAGCTTTTGCTACGATTATTCAGTTTATTTCTCCGGTTTTATTGTATGGATATGAGCTGGCGCGTGGAATTAAGCGGTTGCGGCTGCTTGACCTGAGCCTGATAATAGCGGCGATTTTTGGGGTAGTGCTGGTGGTTACAGACGGGGAATTCAGTCGATTGCATGTTTCGTTGCCGGCGTTGTTGGTCGGGCTTTTGACTGCGCTCAGTGTGGTCAGTTATACGGTTTTGCCGCAGCCGTTGATCAAAACCTATGGGGCCGCGCCTACCGTTGGTTTCGGGATGTTCATTGCGGGGGTTTGTTTTCAGTTTTGGCATCCGTTGTCTGGTTTGCCGGTGCATCTTGATGCCAAAGTTTTGTTCTACTTGACTTTGATGATCATTTTGGGGACGGTGGTTGCTTTCCTGGCCTATTTGCAAAGTACAGTATATATTCCGGGGAGCATGGCCTGTCTGTTTACGGCGTTGGAGCCGCTTTTGGTTTCAATTCTGTCTGTTTTTATTTTCGGGAAGCGTTTCAGCTATGGGGAAGTGATCGGAATTGCGATTATTATGGTGTCGATATTGTTGTTTTCCAAGGTCAGCAAAACGCAGGCGGAAACTAGGCCTAAGCGGTGA